A DNA window from Bradyrhizobium barranii subsp. barranii contains the following coding sequences:
- a CDS encoding DUF4159 domain-containing protein — protein sequence MMGLPLAFTEPLLLIGLVSLPVLWWLLRVMPPRPRRIEFPPTRLLFDIAPREETPSRTPWWLTALRLLAAALVIFAAAGPIWNPQTGAAGSKAPLMIMFDDGWSAASHWDVRVRAADELIANADNDRRAIALVPLSEPNRDITLMPAGAARVALRQLAPKPYSIDRVETLTAIDRFLKATGDCEIAWLSDGVDTGRGEDFVQGLGKTIGDRSLTVFEGGTSSPLALVAAENAAAKMTVKVLRTESGIAVGTVRALDQKSSPIGEARYSFGPQDKETEASFDLPVELRNDITRLEISGARSAGAVQLLDKRWRRRAIGIVTGTTSETAQPLLAPTFYLTRALAPFADVRLADRGSPQQGITQFLDQKLPMIILADVGTVAPEIRERLNAWIDQGGVLVRFAGPRLAQAEDDLVPVKLRKGGRTLGGSLTWEKPQHLAAFAANGPFAGVAVPKDVTVNRQVLAEPDAVLATKSWASLEDGTPLVTGEHRGKGLVSLFHVSADMRWSDLPMSGTFVEMLRRVVDMSGYTAKPGPGVAAEASTETVAPLHILDGFGAFGPPPATAKPLPADYRDRATPDHPPGFYGPAEGPLAVNTLAASDRIAALNTAGLRARHATYTNAEPRDLRGWLLSTALALFLIDAIIVAVLGGGIAALLRRRAATAMIVVGLALASLVSLAPAPSRADGASDEFAMKAVSQTRLAYVVTGNADVDSIVKAGMSGLTQFLAQRTALEAGDPVGIDPGRDELAFFPLIYWPIVPGAPKPPQDAINKIDAYMKQGGTVLFDTRDAIEAPPGENGAAQTPGMQTLREILSSLDVPELEPVPREHVLTKTFYLLRDFPGRFSTGQTWVEALPRDEDDDSAQRPARGGDGVSPIIITSNDLAGAWAQRLDGQFMLPMSGGDARQREFAYRAGANIVMYTLTGNYKADQVHAPALIERLGQ from the coding sequence ATGATGGGATTGCCGCTCGCCTTCACCGAACCGCTGCTCCTGATCGGCCTCGTCAGCCTGCCCGTGCTGTGGTGGCTGCTGCGCGTGATGCCGCCGCGGCCGCGCCGCATCGAGTTTCCGCCGACGCGCCTGCTGTTCGACATCGCGCCAAGGGAAGAGACGCCCTCGCGGACGCCGTGGTGGCTGACCGCGCTGCGGCTCCTGGCTGCGGCCCTCGTCATTTTCGCCGCCGCCGGCCCGATCTGGAATCCGCAAACGGGCGCCGCCGGCAGCAAGGCGCCGCTCATGATCATGTTCGATGACGGCTGGAGCGCCGCATCGCACTGGGATGTCAGGGTCAGGGCCGCCGACGAGCTGATCGCCAATGCCGACAACGACCGCCGCGCCATCGCGCTGGTGCCGCTGTCCGAGCCGAACCGCGACATCACCCTGATGCCGGCGGGTGCGGCGCGCGTCGCATTGCGCCAGCTCGCGCCAAAGCCCTACTCGATCGATCGCGTTGAAACCCTGACCGCCATCGACCGCTTCCTGAAGGCCACCGGCGACTGCGAGATCGCCTGGCTCTCGGATGGCGTCGATACCGGCCGTGGCGAGGATTTCGTGCAGGGCCTTGGCAAGACCATCGGAGATCGCAGCCTGACAGTGTTCGAAGGCGGCACGTCCTCCCCGCTGGCGCTCGTCGCCGCCGAGAACGCCGCCGCCAAGATGACGGTGAAGGTGCTGCGCACCGAAAGCGGCATCGCCGTCGGCACCGTGCGCGCGCTGGACCAGAAGTCCTCGCCGATCGGCGAAGCGCGTTATTCGTTCGGCCCGCAGGACAAGGAGACCGAAGCCTCGTTCGACCTGCCGGTCGAGCTGCGCAACGACATCACGCGGCTCGAGATATCGGGCGCGCGTTCGGCCGGCGCGGTGCAACTGCTCGACAAGCGGTGGCGCCGCCGCGCCATCGGCATCGTCACCGGCACGACCAGCGAGACCGCGCAGCCGTTGCTGGCGCCGACCTTCTACCTGACCCGTGCGCTGGCGCCGTTCGCCGACGTGCGGCTCGCCGACCGGGGCTCGCCGCAGCAGGGCATCACCCAATTCCTCGACCAGAAGCTGCCGATGATCATCCTTGCCGATGTCGGCACCGTCGCTCCTGAAATCCGCGAGCGCCTCAACGCCTGGATCGACCAGGGCGGCGTGCTGGTGCGCTTCGCCGGTCCAAGGCTCGCGCAGGCCGAGGACGATCTCGTGCCGGTCAAGCTGCGCAAGGGCGGCCGCACGCTCGGCGGCAGCCTGACCTGGGAGAAGCCGCAGCATCTCGCCGCCTTCGCGGCGAACGGCCCGTTTGCCGGCGTCGCAGTCCCCAAGGACGTCACCGTGAACCGCCAGGTGCTGGCCGAGCCCGACGCGGTGCTCGCCACCAAGAGCTGGGCCTCGCTGGAAGACGGCACGCCGCTCGTCACCGGCGAGCATCGCGGCAAGGGCCTGGTCAGCCTGTTCCACGTCAGCGCCGACATGCGCTGGTCTGACCTGCCGATGTCGGGCACCTTCGTCGAAATGCTGCGCCGGGTCGTCGACATGTCCGGCTACACCGCCAAGCCCGGGCCCGGGGTCGCGGCCGAGGCGAGCACCGAGACGGTGGCGCCGCTGCACATCCTCGACGGCTTCGGCGCGTTCGGTCCGCCGCCGGCCACCGCAAAGCCGCTGCCCGCGGATTATCGCGACCGCGCTACGCCTGATCATCCGCCCGGCTTCTATGGTCCGGCAGAAGGACCGCTCGCCGTGAACACGCTCGCCGCTTCGGACCGCATCGCCGCGCTGAACACCGCAGGCCTGCGCGCCCGGCACGCGACCTACACCAATGCCGAGCCGCGCGACCTGCGCGGCTGGCTGCTGTCGACGGCGCTCGCACTGTTCCTGATCGACGCCATCATCGTCGCGGTGCTCGGCGGCGGGATCGCCGCGCTGCTGCGCCGGCGCGCCGCGACAGCCATGATCGTCGTCGGGCTGGCGCTTGCAAGCCTGGTGTCGCTTGCGCCCGCGCCGTCGCGCGCCGATGGCGCCTCCGACGAGTTCGCCATGAAGGCGGTGTCGCAAACCCGCCTCGCCTATGTCGTCACCGGCAATGCCGACGTCGATTCCATCGTCAAGGCCGGCATGTCCGGTCTGACGCAATTCCTGGCGCAGCGCACCGCGCTGGAGGCCGGCGATCCCGTCGGCATCGATCCCGGACGCGACGAGCTCGCCTTCTTCCCGCTGATCTACTGGCCGATCGTGCCGGGCGCACCCAAGCCGCCGCAGGATGCCATCAACAAGATCGACGCCTACATGAAGCAGGGCGGCACCGTGCTGTTCGACACCCGCGACGCGATCGAAGCGCCGCCCGGCGAGAACGGCGCCGCACAGACCCCGGGCATGCAGACGCTGCGCGAGATCCTGTCGTCGCTCGACGTGCCCGAGCTCGAGCCGGTGCCGCGCGAGCACGTGCTGACCAAGACTTTTTATCTGCTGCGCGACTTCCCGGGCCGTTTCAGCACCGGCCAGACCTGGGTCGAGGCCTTGCCGCGCGATGAGGACGACGACAGCGCGCAGCGGCCGGCCCGCGGCGGCGACGGCGTCTCGCCCATCATCATCACCTCGAACGATCTGGCCGGCGCCTGGGCGCAGCGGCTCGACGGTCAGTTCATGCTGCCGATGTCCGGCGGCGACGCCCGCCAGCGCGAATTCGCCTACCGCGCCGGCGCCAACATCGTGATGTACACCCTGACCGGCAACTACAAGGCCGACCAGGTGCACGCACCGGCCCTGATCGAACGGCTGGGGCAATAG
- a CDS encoding DUF58 domain-containing protein gives MAADNGHTAKEIIAIRRADGESRTLAASLPRLVLEARRIAANVIHGLHGRRRAGSGENFWQYRRFVSGEPAQNVDWRRSARDDHLYVRELEWEASHTVWIWPDRSPSMAFASKTARESKLERTLIVAFALAELLVSGGERVGIPGLMAPTASRSVIDKMAQAMLHDDADRLSLPPSFVPSALAEIIVLSDFWSPIAEIKSTLAGLSGSGAHGTMVQVVDPAEESFPYSGRVEFVEPEGFGVITAGRAESWAQDYTARLALHRDQIRAETSRLNWLFTTHATDRSAAELLLFLHAGMQVSKSGTRTTTIKVGPAA, from the coding sequence ATGGCCGCAGACAACGGGCACACAGCGAAGGAGATCATCGCGATCCGACGTGCCGATGGCGAAAGCCGTACGCTCGCCGCTTCGCTGCCGCGCCTGGTGCTCGAAGCCCGCCGTATCGCCGCCAACGTCATCCACGGCCTGCACGGAAGGCGTCGCGCCGGTTCTGGCGAAAATTTCTGGCAATACCGCCGCTTCGTCTCCGGCGAGCCGGCGCAGAACGTCGACTGGCGCCGCTCGGCGCGTGACGACCATCTCTATGTGCGCGAGCTCGAATGGGAAGCCTCGCACACGGTGTGGATCTGGCCCGACCGCTCGCCCTCGATGGCGTTCGCCTCCAAGACCGCGCGCGAATCCAAGCTCGAGCGGACGCTGATCGTCGCCTTCGCGCTGGCCGAGCTGCTGGTCTCGGGCGGCGAACGCGTCGGCATTCCCGGACTGATGGCGCCGACCGCGAGCCGCAGCGTCATCGACAAGATGGCCCAGGCGATGCTGCATGACGATGCCGACCGGCTGAGCCTGCCGCCGTCCTTCGTGCCTTCCGCGCTCGCCGAGATCATCGTGCTGTCGGATTTCTGGTCGCCGATCGCGGAGATCAAATCCACGCTCGCGGGCCTGTCCGGCTCCGGCGCGCATGGCACGATGGTGCAGGTGGTCGATCCCGCCGAAGAGTCCTTCCCTTATTCCGGCCGCGTCGAGTTCGTCGAGCCCGAGGGCTTCGGCGTGATCACGGCGGGCCGCGCCGAGAGCTGGGCGCAGGACTACACCGCGCGGCTCGCGCTGCACCGCGACCAGATCCGCGCCGAGACCAGCAGACTCAACTGGCTGTTCACGACCCATGCGACCGACCGCTCCGCCGCCGAGCTCTTGCTGTTCCTGCATGCCGGCATGCAGGTGAGCAAATCGGGCACCCGCACCACGACAATCAAGGTGGGGCCGGCCGCATGA
- a CDS encoding AAA family ATPase codes for MAESVEKLEDGIVRSAEQVSSQIRAAKDAIASVIFGQDRVIENTLVTILSGGHALLIGVPGLAKTKLVETLGITLGLDAKRIQFTPDLMPSDILGAEVLDESTAGKRSFRFISGPVFAQLLMADEINRASPRTQSALLQAMQEQHITVAGARHDLPKPFHVLATQNPLEQEGTYPLPEAQLDRFLMEIDVDYPDRDAERRILFETTGAEETLAKGSMNADALITAQRLIRRLPVGDSVVEAILSLVRSARPGEESGETGKFIAWGPGPRASQSLMLAVRARALIDGRLAPSIDDVLDLAEPILKHRMALTFQARAEGRTIPDVIKQLKARIG; via the coding sequence ATGGCGGAAAGTGTCGAGAAACTGGAAGACGGAATCGTCCGTTCGGCCGAGCAGGTGTCGAGCCAGATTCGCGCGGCGAAAGACGCAATCGCGTCCGTCATCTTCGGCCAGGATCGGGTGATCGAGAACACGCTCGTCACCATCCTCTCCGGCGGCCATGCGCTGCTGATCGGCGTGCCCGGCCTCGCCAAGACCAAGCTGGTCGAGACGCTCGGCATCACGCTGGGTCTCGACGCCAAGCGCATCCAGTTCACGCCCGATTTGATGCCGTCGGATATTCTCGGTGCCGAAGTGCTCGACGAAAGCACCGCCGGCAAGCGTTCCTTCCGCTTCATCTCCGGTCCCGTCTTCGCGCAGCTGCTGATGGCCGACGAGATCAACCGCGCCAGCCCGCGCACGCAGTCGGCGCTGCTCCAGGCGATGCAGGAGCAGCACATCACCGTCGCCGGCGCGCGCCACGACCTACCGAAGCCCTTCCACGTGCTCGCCACGCAAAACCCGCTGGAGCAGGAAGGCACCTATCCGCTGCCGGAAGCCCAGCTCGACCGCTTCCTGATGGAGATCGACGTCGACTATCCCGATCGCGACGCCGAGCGCCGCATCCTGTTCGAGACCACGGGTGCCGAGGAGACGCTGGCGAAGGGATCGATGAACGCAGATGCGCTGATCACCGCGCAGCGGCTGATCCGCCGTCTGCCGGTCGGCGATTCCGTGGTGGAGGCGATCCTGTCGCTGGTCCGCTCGGCCCGTCCGGGCGAGGAGAGCGGCGAGACCGGCAAGTTCATCGCCTGGGGTCCCGGCCCGCGCGCCAGCCAATCCTTGATGCTCGCCGTGCGCGCACGCGCGCTGATCGACGGACGCCTGGCGCCCTCGATCGACGACGTGCTCGACCTCGCCGAGCCCATATTGAAGCACCGCATGGCGCTGACGTTCCAGGCGCGCGCCGAAGGCCGCACGATTCCGGACGTGATCAAACAATTGAAGGCTCGGATCGGTTGA
- a CDS encoding DUF1285 domain-containing protein, producing MANQGQSADRGLEGLTAAAKSAANAEGAKKGLPPVHLWNPPFCGDLDIRIASDGTWFYMGTPIGRPALVRLFSTVLKREGDKHFLVTPVEKVGIRVDDAPFMAVEMQKDGEDNHRVLRFRTNVDDWVTCDAAHRLRFEQAREGGLTPYLHVRADLWAKVTRALYYDLVDMGEERMVDGQPMFGVESAGEFFAMADAEQVRAAL from the coding sequence ATGGCGAACCAAGGGCAGAGCGCCGATCGAGGTCTTGAGGGGCTGACTGCCGCCGCCAAAAGTGCCGCCAATGCCGAAGGCGCCAAGAAGGGCCTGCCGCCGGTGCATCTGTGGAATCCGCCGTTTTGCGGCGATCTCGACATCCGAATCGCTTCCGACGGTACTTGGTTCTACATGGGCACGCCGATCGGCCGCCCTGCGCTGGTCCGCCTGTTCTCGACGGTCCTGAAGCGCGAAGGCGACAAGCACTTCCTCGTCACGCCTGTGGAGAAGGTCGGCATTCGCGTCGACGACGCGCCGTTCATGGCGGTCGAGATGCAGAAGGACGGCGAGGACAACCATCGCGTGCTCCGCTTCCGCACCAATGTCGACGACTGGGTCACCTGCGATGCCGCGCACCGGCTGCGCTTCGAGCAGGCCAGGGAGGGCGGGCTGACGCCATACCTGCATGTCCGCGCCGATCTCTGGGCCAAGGTCACCCGCGCGCTCTACTACGATCTGGTTGACATGGGTGAGGAGCGGATGGTCGATGGCCAGCCGATGTTCGGCGTCGAGTCGGCCGGCGAATTCTTCGCCATGGCCGACGCGGAGCAGGTGAGGGCCGCACTTTGA
- a CDS encoding CoA pyrophosphatase, which yields MNKPILKSGPVVIGAADFFARSRARLGFDVPPGLYDPNVIPASGDPGTDKMLEIVAREQPVRPAAVLIAVVDRPEPTILLTQRSAHLNDHAGQIAFPGGKIDAIDASPLDAALREAEEEVGLSRDFVEPIGYLDLYGTAFGFRILPTVAKVRPGFEPAINHSEVDDAFEVPLSFLMNPVNHQVHSKEFRGMERFYYAMPFAERYIWGATAGMLRVLYERIYSS from the coding sequence TTGAACAAGCCTATCCTGAAGAGCGGTCCGGTCGTGATCGGCGCGGCCGATTTCTTCGCCCGATCCCGGGCGAGGCTCGGCTTCGACGTGCCGCCCGGCCTCTACGATCCGAACGTCATCCCGGCCTCGGGCGATCCCGGCACCGACAAGATGCTCGAGATCGTCGCGCGCGAGCAGCCGGTGCGGCCGGCTGCGGTCCTGATCGCCGTGGTCGACCGTCCCGAGCCGACCATCCTGCTGACGCAGCGCTCGGCGCATCTCAACGACCACGCCGGCCAGATCGCCTTCCCCGGCGGCAAGATCGACGCGATCGACGCCTCGCCGCTCGATGCGGCTTTGCGCGAGGCCGAGGAGGAGGTCGGCCTGTCCAGAGACTTCGTCGAGCCGATCGGCTATCTCGATCTCTACGGCACCGCTTTCGGCTTCCGCATCCTGCCGACGGTCGCCAAGGTGCGGCCCGGCTTCGAGCCCGCCATCAACCATTCGGAGGTTGATGATGCCTTCGAGGTACCGCTATCCTTCCTGATGAACCCGGTGAACCACCAGGTGCACAGCAAGGAATTCCGCGGCATGGAGCGGTTTTATTACGCGATGCCGTTCGCGGAACGCTACATCTGGGGTGCGACGGCAGGAATGCTGCGTGTGCTGTATGAGCGGATCTACTCATCATGA
- a CDS encoding DUF6111 family protein, with the protein MIRPILTEIGIFLIPFAVYALFLAATRSGLFARSSWPVTVVARLVLAALVLVIAGLIGFAHFSGAAPDSTYVPAHIENGRLVPGVEK; encoded by the coding sequence ATGATCCGGCCGATTCTGACCGAGATCGGAATCTTCCTCATCCCCTTTGCCGTCTATGCGCTGTTCCTGGCCGCCACCCGCTCCGGCCTGTTCGCGCGATCGTCCTGGCCGGTCACCGTCGTCGCGCGCCTGGTCCTGGCCGCGCTCGTGCTTGTCATCGCGGGGCTGATCGGCTTCGCGCATTTCTCCGGCGCCGCACCGGATTCGACCTACGTTCCCGCCCATATCGAGAACGGCAGGCTCGTGCCGGGCGTGGAAAAATAG
- a CDS encoding CCA tRNA nucleotidyltransferase yields the protein MSAEPLLANAPWLTSGGTARVLTLLNGNGEEARVVGGAVRNALLGLVPGDIDIATTARPDEVMRRAKAAGIKSVPTGIDHGTITLVIDGQPFEVTTLREDTETFGRKAKVAFGRDWVKDAERRDFTMNGLSADAMGVVYDYVGGIADAAARRVRFIGDPDQRIAEDFLRILRFFRIHAAFGAGEPDRDGYLACIRGRAGLASLSAERVRMEMLKLLVAHGASDAAVAMADGGLLQVLSGGVVYTGPLSAMIAIEGELGLPASSTRRLAALTVAVTEDAKRVATRLRLSNVESKALDSMGHRWWRFATKDEANARRLLYRLGAERYHDRVLLGWARAGGDVGSSRWRALAELPQRWIAPKFPLRAADFIARGMVEGPALGHVLTLAEDAWLAADFPLEEAALASIADQAAARVSRDERT from the coding sequence ATGAGCGCAGAGCCGTTACTCGCCAATGCGCCCTGGCTGACCTCCGGCGGGACGGCGCGCGTCCTGACGCTGCTCAACGGCAACGGCGAGGAAGCGCGCGTGGTCGGCGGCGCCGTGCGCAATGCGTTGCTCGGTCTCGTGCCCGGCGACATCGACATCGCGACCACGGCGCGGCCCGACGAGGTGATGCGGCGCGCCAAGGCTGCCGGCATCAAGAGCGTGCCGACCGGCATCGACCACGGCACCATCACGCTGGTCATCGACGGCCAGCCCTTTGAGGTCACGACGCTGCGCGAGGACACCGAGACCTTCGGCCGCAAGGCCAAGGTCGCGTTCGGCCGCGACTGGGTGAAGGACGCCGAGCGCCGCGACTTCACCATGAATGGACTTTCGGCCGATGCGATGGGCGTCGTCTACGACTATGTCGGCGGGATCGCGGATGCGGCCGCGCGGCGCGTGCGCTTCATCGGCGATCCCGACCAGCGCATCGCCGAGGATTTCCTGCGCATCCTGCGCTTCTTCCGCATCCACGCCGCCTTCGGGGCCGGCGAGCCCGACCGCGACGGCTATCTCGCCTGCATCCGCGGCCGCGCGGGTCTTGCGAGCCTGTCGGCCGAGCGGGTGCGCATGGAGATGCTGAAGCTGCTGGTCGCTCACGGTGCCTCCGACGCTGCGGTCGCGATGGCCGATGGCGGGTTGCTGCAAGTGCTGAGCGGAGGCGTCGTCTATACCGGGCCGCTGTCGGCCATGATCGCGATCGAGGGCGAGCTTGGCTTGCCGGCAAGCAGCACGCGGCGGCTCGCCGCGCTGACGGTCGCCGTGACCGAAGATGCCAAGCGGGTCGCCACGCGCTTGCGGCTCTCCAATGTAGAAAGCAAGGCGCTGGATTCGATGGGGCACCGCTGGTGGCGCTTCGCCACCAAGGACGAGGCCAATGCGCGGCGGTTGCTCTACCGGCTCGGCGCGGAGCGCTATCACGATCGCGTGTTGCTCGGCTGGGCGCGGGCCGGCGGCGACGTCGGATCGTCGCGCTGGCGTGCGCTCGCCGAGCTGCCGCAGCGCTGGATTGCGCCGAAATTTCCGCTTCGCGCCGCCGACTTCATCGCCCGCGGCATGGTGGAAGGACCCGCGCTCGGGCATGTGCTGACGCTTGCCGAGGACGCTTGGCTTGCGGCGGATTTTCCCCTAGAGGAAGCCGCGCTCGCTTCCATCGCCGATCAAGCAGCGGCACGCGTCAGCCGCGATGAGAGAACGTGA
- a CDS encoding sulfite exporter TauE/SafE family protein, whose product MTIVSGFADISILQLLLVALMALFASIIGGLAGYGTGALMPLVLVPLVGAEPVVPIIAISAIFTNSSRALAYLRYADRRRALIVLACAALTTALGAYGYTRLTNAGAALVIGSMLILSVPLRRVLRRRQVRIGDTGLAAGSVGYGVLVGGTSGSGVILLSLLMAAGLEGAAVIATDAMISLGTGLIKISVFGLAGAVTAQVLAFALLIGAIAIPGAFLAKAFVERMPVHIHTAILDVAVITGGLVMISAAARSLIA is encoded by the coding sequence GTGACCATCGTCTCAGGCTTCGCCGACATCTCGATCCTTCAGCTCCTGCTGGTCGCGTTGATGGCGTTGTTTGCTTCGATCATCGGTGGTCTCGCCGGCTACGGCACCGGCGCGCTGATGCCGCTCGTGCTGGTGCCGCTGGTCGGCGCCGAGCCCGTGGTGCCGATCATCGCGATCTCCGCGATCTTCACCAATTCAAGCCGCGCGCTCGCCTATCTGCGCTATGCCGATCGCCGCCGCGCGCTGATCGTGCTGGCCTGCGCGGCGCTGACGACCGCGCTCGGCGCCTACGGCTACACGCGGCTGACCAATGCGGGCGCCGCGCTCGTGATCGGCTCCATGCTGATCCTGAGCGTGCCGCTGCGCCGCGTGCTCCGCCGCCGCCAGGTCAGGATCGGCGACACCGGCCTTGCCGCCGGCTCCGTCGGTTACGGCGTGCTGGTCGGCGGCACCTCCGGCTCCGGCGTGATCCTGCTCTCGCTCTTGATGGCCGCGGGCCTCGAAGGCGCCGCCGTGATCGCGACCGATGCGATGATCTCGCTCGGCACCGGCCTCATCAAGATCTCGGTGTTCGGGCTGGCCGGCGCCGTGACCGCACAGGTGCTCGCCTTCGCGCTGCTGATCGGCGCAATTGCGATCCCCGGCGCGTTCCTCGCAAAAGCCTTCGTCGAGCGGATGCCGGTGCATATTCACACCGCGATTCTCGATGTCGCTGTCATCACCGGCGGGTTGGTGATGATCTCGGCTGCGGCAAGGTCGCTGATCGCATAG
- a CDS encoding PQQ-dependent dehydrogenase, methanol/ethanol family → MGRSNTECQWPEKKSRNRSRIQIAFREISAVLVLFPALLGLSLPSSAWAQTGTDAKPDRIKANISRVDSAFIEANTKRSRDWPTVGLDYAETRFSKLNQINTDNVRDIGLVWSYNLESSRGIEATPLVVDGIMYQSAPWNVVHAIDARTGTKIWSFDPGVDRSKTYRGCCDAVSRGLALYKGKVFEAAYDGRLIALDAATGAKLWETDTLIDHEHSYTITGAPRVFNGKVVIGQSGAEYGVRGYVTAYDSETGKQLWRWFTVPGDPSKPFEDASMEAAAKTWDPAGKYWINGGGGAPWDSITFDPDLNMVYVGTGNGGPWNRKLRSPSGGDNLYLGSIVALNADTGRYVWHYQETPGDNWDYTSTQPMILADIKIDDVPRKVILHAPKNGFFFVIDRTNGKFISAKNFVDVNWATGYDANGRPIELPAARDADQYESIPGPDGAHNWQPMSFNPLTGLVYLPAQHIPVNLSPEKSFVQNAAAPGKLGGLLGGNIGFVFNPPKSAPFGRLLAWDPVHQKEVWRVEHVSPWNGGTLTTAGNLVFQGTADGRFVAYDAANGTKLWEMPTGTGAVAAAATYMVDDRQYISIAVGWGGSYGLTHRATEYQNPGTIYTYALGGTAKLPAFVKYQTEGLLQGVKYDPKDIREGGEIYVAAACVACHGVPGVGRGGNIINLGYASAEEITNLRHILFHGPFRDQGMPDFSGKLTEGDVGKLQAFIQGTVDAIRPKSR, encoded by the coding sequence ATGGGACGATCCAACACAGAGTGCCAATGGCCTGAAAAAAAGTCGCGCAATCGGTCCAGGATTCAGATTGCCTTCCGGGAGATCAGTGCCGTTCTTGTTCTTTTTCCTGCTCTCCTGGGTCTTTCCCTCCCTTCCAGTGCATGGGCGCAGACCGGGACCGACGCGAAGCCGGACCGCATCAAGGCGAATATCTCGAGAGTCGACAGCGCCTTCATTGAAGCCAATACGAAGAGATCCAGGGATTGGCCGACCGTCGGCCTCGACTACGCCGAAACGCGGTTCAGCAAGCTCAATCAGATCAACACTGACAACGTCAGGGATATCGGGCTCGTCTGGAGTTACAATCTGGAATCATCGCGCGGGATCGAGGCAACGCCTCTCGTCGTCGACGGCATCATGTATCAGTCGGCACCCTGGAACGTGGTCCATGCCATTGACGCGCGGACCGGGACAAAAATCTGGTCGTTCGATCCGGGTGTTGACCGGTCGAAGACCTATCGCGGGTGCTGCGACGCTGTCAGCCGTGGCCTCGCACTCTACAAGGGCAAGGTCTTCGAAGCCGCCTATGACGGGCGCCTGATCGCGCTCGATGCCGCGACCGGAGCCAAGCTCTGGGAAACGGACACGCTGATCGATCACGAGCATTCCTACACGATCACCGGCGCGCCGCGGGTCTTCAACGGCAAGGTCGTGATCGGCCAGAGCGGTGCCGAGTATGGTGTGCGCGGCTATGTCACGGCGTACGACAGCGAGACGGGCAAGCAACTCTGGCGCTGGTTCACCGTGCCCGGCGATCCATCGAAGCCATTTGAAGACGCTTCGATGGAAGCCGCGGCGAAGACCTGGGATCCAGCCGGGAAGTATTGGATCAACGGCGGCGGTGGCGCGCCATGGGACTCGATCACGTTCGATCCCGATCTGAACATGGTCTATGTCGGCACGGGAAACGGCGGTCCCTGGAATCGCAAGCTTCGAAGTCCGTCGGGTGGCGACAATCTCTATCTGGGCTCGATCGTCGCGCTCAACGCCGACACGGGCCGGTATGTCTGGCACTATCAGGAGACGCCCGGCGACAATTGGGACTATACATCGACCCAGCCGATGATCCTGGCCGACATCAAGATCGACGATGTGCCGCGCAAGGTGATCCTGCACGCGCCGAAAAACGGCTTCTTCTTCGTCATCGATCGCACCAACGGCAAGTTCATCTCGGCGAAGAATTTTGTCGATGTGAATTGGGCGACGGGATACGACGCCAACGGACGGCCGATCGAGCTGCCGGCGGCGCGCGACGCAGATCAATACGAGTCGATTCCGGGACCGGACGGGGCTCACAATTGGCAGCCGATGTCGTTCAATCCGCTGACCGGCCTCGTCTACCTTCCCGCGCAGCACATCCCGGTCAATCTGTCGCCGGAAAAGTCGTTCGTGCAGAATGCTGCTGCGCCGGGCAAGCTCGGCGGCTTGCTGGGCGGGAATATCGGTTTCGTTTTCAACCCTCCGAAGTCGGCCCCATTCGGACGTCTGCTAGCCTGGGATCCGGTGCATCAAAAGGAGGTCTGGCGCGTCGAGCACGTGTCGCCGTGGAACGGCGGGACGCTGACCACCGCCGGCAACCTGGTTTTCCAGGGGACGGCGGATGGCCGCTTCGTCGCTTATGATGCGGCAAACGGAACCAAGCTGTGGGAAATGCCGACCGGCACCGGCGCGGTGGCGGCCGCCGCAACCTACATGGTCGACGACAGGCAATACATCTCGATTGCTGTCGGCTGGGGCGGATCCTACGGCCTGACGCACCGCGCGACCGAGTACCAGAACCCGGGAACGATCTACACATACGCACTCGGCGGCACGGCGAAGCTGCCAGCGTTCGTCAAATATCAGACCGAAGGTCTGCTGCAGGGCGTGAAGTATGATCCGAAGGACATCAGGGAAGGCGGCGAGATCTATGTCGCGGCAGCCTGCGTCGCCTGCCACGGCGTGCCTGGCGTCGGCCGCGGCGGCAACATCATCAATCTCGGCTACGCCAGCGCCGAAGAGATCACCAATCTGAGGCATATCCTCTTCCACGGTCCATTCCGCGACCAGGGCATGCCGGATTTCAGCGGCAAGTTGACGGAAGGGGACGTCGGGAAACTCCAGGCCTTCATACAGGGAACTGTTGACGCCATCAGACCGAAGAGCAGGTGA